From a single Brassica rapa cultivar Chiifu-401-42 chromosome A01, CAAS_Brap_v3.01, whole genome shotgun sequence genomic region:
- the LOC103847644 gene encoding RNA polymerase II-associated protein 3 isoform X1, with translation MTRSPDKHGRDNNLQDWELSLKDKDKKMKHQPSTSSSNLASEKLRPSGSKQYDFVKKYGPMSDFSSQIDANSEKEQGNEYFKQKKFNEAIDCYSRSIALSPNAVAFANRAMAYLKLKRYREAEADCTEALNLDDRYIKAYSRRATARKQLGMIKEAKEDAEFALRLEPESQELKKQYADIKSLLEKEIIERATGAMQSTAEELLKTAGLEKKTKTPNTEMKTMKTQGAKTNGDTVRPVSGSKEVSGKKLIESVQPEEKKNQVSKKLTLKSESYEKEAKSYGINGTQPSGSRNQVSRKLELKPSVQELAARAASLAMADVSKNVRAPKSAYEFENSWRSFSGDRALQTQLLKVTTPSSLPHIFKSALTSPVLFDIIKCVASFFNEDMDFAVKYIENLTKVPRFNMIAMCLTSTEKNELLKIWEDVFCSKATPMVYAEVLDKLRSRYCLKQ, from the exons ATGACTAGGTCACCGGACAAACACGGTCGCGATAATAACTTGCAGGACTGGGAACTTTCATTGAAGGATAAAGACAAGAAAATGAAACACCAACCATCTACTTCCTCCTCTAACCTT GCTAGTGAGAAACTCAGACCGAGTGGGTCAAAGCAATATGACTTTGTCAAAAAGTATGGTCCGATGAGCGATTTCTCAAGTCAGATCGATGCTAACTCAGAGAAGGAACAG GGGAATGAATATTTCAAGCAGAAGAAGTTCAATGAGGCCATCGATTGTTACTCTAGGAGTATTGCTTTATCACCAAATGCCGTGGCTTTTGCAAATCGGGCTATGGCTTACCTTAAACTCAAAAG ATATCGAGAGGCTGAAGCAGACTGCACAGAAGCGTTAAATCTAGATGATCGATACATAAAAGCATACTCACGCCGAGCAACAGCAAGAAAACAACTCGGCATGATCAAAGAAGCCAAGGAAG ATGCTGAGTTTGCTTTAAGATTAGAGCCTGAAAGCCAGGAACTTAAGAAGCAGTATGCCGACATCAAATCTTTGCTTGAGAAA GAAATCATTGAGAGAGCCACTGGAGCAATGCAAAGCACTGCAGAAGAACTGCTCAAAACAGCCGGTTTAGAAAAGAAGACAAAAACGCCAAATACGGAAATGAAGACGATGAAGACCCAAGGGGCCAAAACAAACGGGGATACGGTTAGGCCTGTTTCAGGTAGCAAAGAAGTTTCGGGAAAGAAGCTTATTGAAAGTGTACAACCTGAG GAGAAAAAGAACCAAGTTTCCAAGAAATTGACGCTTAAAAGTGAAAGTTATGAAAAGGAGGCAAAGTCTTATGGCATAAATGGTACTCAGCCTTCTGGATCG AGAAACCAGGTTTCTAGAAAGCTGGAACTAAAGCCATCAGTGCAAGAGCTTGCTGCTCGTGCAGCATCACTTGCAATGGCTGATGTTTCTAAAAACGTTCGAGCCCCAAAATCTGCTTACGAATTTGAGAACTCCTGGCGGAGTTTCTCAGGCGACCGTGCATTGCAAACCCAGTTGTTAAAG GTTACGACACCGAGCTCTTTACCTCATATTTTCAAGAGCGCTTTGACTTCTCCCGTTTTGTTTGACATAATCAAGTGTGTAGCCTCGTTTTTCAA TGAAGATATGGATTTTGCTGTTAAGTACATTGAGAACCTAACAAAGGTTCCTAGATTCAACATGATCGCCATGTGCCTTACCTCAACGGAGAAAAATG AGCTTTTGAAGATATGGGAAGATGTTTTCTGCAGTAAAGCGACTCCAATGGTATATGCAGAGGTCTTAGACAAACTGAGATCAAGATACTGCCTGaaacagtaa
- the LOC103847644 gene encoding RNA polymerase II-associated protein 3 isoform X2 — MTRSPDKHGRDNNLQDWELSLKDKDKKMKHQPSTSSSNLASEKLRPSGSKQYDFVKKYGPMSDFSSQIDANSEKEQKKFNEAIDCYSRSIALSPNAVAFANRAMAYLKLKRYREAEADCTEALNLDDRYIKAYSRRATARKQLGMIKEAKEDAEFALRLEPESQELKKQYADIKSLLEKEIIERATGAMQSTAEELLKTAGLEKKTKTPNTEMKTMKTQGAKTNGDTVRPVSGSKEVSGKKLIESVQPEEKKNQVSKKLTLKSESYEKEAKSYGINGTQPSGSRNQVSRKLELKPSVQELAARAASLAMADVSKNVRAPKSAYEFENSWRSFSGDRALQTQLLKVTTPSSLPHIFKSALTSPVLFDIIKCVASFFNEDMDFAVKYIENLTKVPRFNMIAMCLTSTEKNELLKIWEDVFCSKATPMVYAEVLDKLRSRYCLKQ; from the exons ATGACTAGGTCACCGGACAAACACGGTCGCGATAATAACTTGCAGGACTGGGAACTTTCATTGAAGGATAAAGACAAGAAAATGAAACACCAACCATCTACTTCCTCCTCTAACCTT GCTAGTGAGAAACTCAGACCGAGTGGGTCAAAGCAATATGACTTTGTCAAAAAGTATGGTCCGATGAGCGATTTCTCAAGTCAGATCGATGCTAACTCAGAGAAGGAACAG AAGAAGTTCAATGAGGCCATCGATTGTTACTCTAGGAGTATTGCTTTATCACCAAATGCCGTGGCTTTTGCAAATCGGGCTATGGCTTACCTTAAACTCAAAAG ATATCGAGAGGCTGAAGCAGACTGCACAGAAGCGTTAAATCTAGATGATCGATACATAAAAGCATACTCACGCCGAGCAACAGCAAGAAAACAACTCGGCATGATCAAAGAAGCCAAGGAAG ATGCTGAGTTTGCTTTAAGATTAGAGCCTGAAAGCCAGGAACTTAAGAAGCAGTATGCCGACATCAAATCTTTGCTTGAGAAA GAAATCATTGAGAGAGCCACTGGAGCAATGCAAAGCACTGCAGAAGAACTGCTCAAAACAGCCGGTTTAGAAAAGAAGACAAAAACGCCAAATACGGAAATGAAGACGATGAAGACCCAAGGGGCCAAAACAAACGGGGATACGGTTAGGCCTGTTTCAGGTAGCAAAGAAGTTTCGGGAAAGAAGCTTATTGAAAGTGTACAACCTGAG GAGAAAAAGAACCAAGTTTCCAAGAAATTGACGCTTAAAAGTGAAAGTTATGAAAAGGAGGCAAAGTCTTATGGCATAAATGGTACTCAGCCTTCTGGATCG AGAAACCAGGTTTCTAGAAAGCTGGAACTAAAGCCATCAGTGCAAGAGCTTGCTGCTCGTGCAGCATCACTTGCAATGGCTGATGTTTCTAAAAACGTTCGAGCCCCAAAATCTGCTTACGAATTTGAGAACTCCTGGCGGAGTTTCTCAGGCGACCGTGCATTGCAAACCCAGTTGTTAAAG GTTACGACACCGAGCTCTTTACCTCATATTTTCAAGAGCGCTTTGACTTCTCCCGTTTTGTTTGACATAATCAAGTGTGTAGCCTCGTTTTTCAA TGAAGATATGGATTTTGCTGTTAAGTACATTGAGAACCTAACAAAGGTTCCTAGATTCAACATGATCGCCATGTGCCTTACCTCAACGGAGAAAAATG AGCTTTTGAAGATATGGGAAGATGTTTTCTGCAGTAAAGCGACTCCAATGGTATATGCAGAGGTCTTAGACAAACTGAGATCAAGATACTGCCTGaaacagtaa